In Xanthomonas sacchari, a genomic segment contains:
- the ppc gene encoding phosphoenolpyruvate carboxylase, with amino-acid sequence MNESRSSIVFATPDLPLRDDVRRLGALVGDLLAEQVSAQFLDEIERIRTTAIARRERAAPLSSLSEQLAGRAPRDAEALVRAFSTYFQVVNIAERVHRIRRRRDYQRSSADTPQPDGLHDALRRLKAQGVGVEELRDWLPRIDVEPVFTAHPTEAVRRALLEKEQLMVASLVDNLDGLRTPGERATDAARFRMALTASWQTADSSPVRPTVEDEREHVGFYLTQVLYRVIPVMYETLEHAIEQTYGQALALPRLLRFGTWVGGDMDGNPNVDAATITATLDAQRRAVLERYLKELWQLASLLSQSTTLVAVSAPLLEQLERYRQLLPKAAARSRPRHGDMPYRLLNDLMRARLQATLDDAPGAYAAPAELEHDLQLILDSLQANKGLHAGWFAVRRLLWRVRSFGFHLARLDVRQESSVHARAVAAALDTQDWDARAVEERARLLGPYAGGEQALPAAGDEGNARLDAVFAALADARARHGADALGSYIISMAHDRADVLTVLALARRGGLVDADGAVPLDIVPLFETVDDLRGGTATLRDLLADPVYRRHLAARDDVQMVMLGYSDSGKDGGIAASRWGLQRAQVELLEAAAELGIRLTFFHGRGGSIVRGGGKTTRALEAAPRGSVDGRLRVTEQGEVIHRKYGIRALALRSLEQMTGAVLLSSLRPRAADTREDDWRPVMDLVAERSSQAYRDFVGDAEFMRYFRLATPIDVIERMTLGSRPSRRLGQDAALSNLRAIPWVFAWSQARAVIPGWYGVGSGLQAAVDAGHEDALRAMAADWPFFRTFLDDIAMVLSKGDLNIAEMFSRLSGPLHERFFPRIRDELALTKGWVKALTGQASLLQHDPRLALSIRLRNPYIDPISVLQVDLLQRWRATGGEDEDLLRALVACVNGVAQGVQNTG; translated from the coding sequence ATGAACGAGTCCCGCAGCAGTATCGTCTTCGCCACGCCCGACCTTCCCCTACGCGACGACGTGCGCCGCCTCGGCGCCCTGGTGGGCGACCTGCTCGCCGAACAGGTCTCGGCGCAGTTCCTGGACGAGATCGAACGCATCCGCACCACCGCCATCGCACGTCGCGAGCGCGCCGCGCCGCTGTCCTCGCTGAGCGAACAGCTCGCCGGCCGCGCGCCGCGCGATGCCGAAGCGCTGGTGCGCGCCTTCAGCACCTATTTCCAGGTGGTCAACATCGCCGAGCGCGTGCACCGCATCCGCCGCCGTCGCGACTACCAGCGCAGCAGCGCCGACACGCCGCAGCCGGACGGCCTGCACGACGCCTTGCGCCGGCTCAAGGCGCAGGGCGTCGGCGTGGAGGAACTGCGCGACTGGCTGCCGCGCATCGACGTCGAGCCGGTGTTCACCGCGCATCCGACCGAGGCGGTGCGGCGCGCGCTGCTGGAAAAGGAACAGTTGATGGTCGCCAGCCTGGTCGACAACCTCGACGGCCTGCGCACCCCGGGCGAGCGCGCCACCGACGCGGCGCGCTTCCGCATGGCGCTGACCGCCTCGTGGCAGACCGCCGACTCCTCGCCGGTGCGTCCCACCGTGGAGGACGAGCGCGAGCACGTCGGCTTCTACCTGACCCAGGTGCTGTACCGGGTGATCCCGGTGATGTACGAGACCCTGGAGCACGCCATCGAACAGACCTACGGGCAGGCGCTGGCCCTGCCGCGGCTGCTGCGCTTCGGCACCTGGGTCGGCGGCGACATGGACGGCAACCCCAACGTCGATGCCGCCACCATCACCGCCACCCTCGACGCGCAGCGGCGCGCGGTGCTGGAGCGCTATCTGAAGGAGCTATGGCAGCTCGCCAGCCTGCTCAGCCAGTCGACCACCCTGGTCGCGGTCAGCGCGCCGCTGCTGGAACAGCTCGAACGGTATCGCCAGTTGCTGCCCAAGGCCGCGGCGCGCTCGCGGCCGCGCCATGGCGACATGCCCTACCGCCTGCTCAACGACCTGATGCGCGCGCGCCTGCAGGCCACCCTGGACGATGCGCCGGGCGCCTATGCCGCGCCGGCCGAACTGGAGCACGACCTGCAGCTGATCCTGGACAGCCTGCAGGCCAACAAGGGCCTGCACGCCGGTTGGTTCGCGGTGCGGCGCCTGCTGTGGCGGGTGCGCAGCTTCGGGTTCCACCTGGCCCGGCTGGACGTGCGCCAGGAGTCCAGCGTGCATGCGCGCGCGGTCGCCGCCGCGCTGGACACGCAGGACTGGGACGCGCGGGCCGTGGAGGAGCGCGCGCGCCTGCTCGGCCCCTACGCCGGCGGCGAGCAGGCGCTGCCGGCGGCCGGCGACGAGGGCAACGCGCGGCTGGATGCGGTGTTCGCCGCGCTCGCCGACGCGCGCGCACGGCACGGCGCCGATGCGCTGGGCAGCTACATCATCTCGATGGCGCACGACCGCGCCGACGTGCTGACCGTGCTGGCGCTGGCGCGCCGCGGCGGCCTGGTCGACGCCGATGGCGCGGTGCCGCTGGACATCGTGCCGCTGTTCGAGACCGTGGACGACCTGCGCGGCGGCACCGCGACCCTGCGCGACCTGCTCGCCGATCCGGTCTACCGCCGCCACCTGGCCGCGCGCGACGACGTGCAGATGGTGATGCTCGGCTATTCCGACAGCGGCAAGGACGGCGGCATCGCCGCCTCGCGCTGGGGCCTGCAGCGTGCGCAGGTGGAACTGCTGGAGGCGGCGGCCGAACTGGGCATCCGCCTGACCTTCTTCCACGGCCGCGGCGGCTCGATCGTGCGCGGCGGCGGCAAGACCACGCGCGCGCTGGAGGCGGCGCCGCGCGGCAGCGTCGACGGGCGGCTGCGGGTGACCGAGCAGGGCGAGGTGATCCACCGCAAGTACGGCATTCGCGCGCTGGCGCTGCGTTCGCTGGAACAGATGACCGGCGCGGTGCTGCTGTCGAGCCTGCGCCCGCGCGCGGCCGACACGCGCGAGGACGACTGGCGGCCGGTGATGGACCTGGTCGCCGAGCGCAGCAGCCAGGCGTATCGCGACTTCGTCGGCGATGCCGAGTTCATGCGCTACTTCCGCCTGGCCACGCCGATCGACGTGATCGAGCGCATGACCCTGGGCTCGCGGCCGTCGCGGCGGCTCGGCCAGGATGCGGCGCTGTCCAACCTGCGCGCGATTCCCTGGGTGTTCGCCTGGAGCCAGGCGCGCGCGGTGATCCCGGGCTGGTACGGCGTGGGCAGCGGCCTGCAGGCGGCGGTGGATGCCGGGCACGAGGACGCGCTGCGGGCGATGGCCGCCGACTGGCCGTTCTTCCGCACCTTCCTCGACGACATCGCCATGGTCCTGTCCAAGGGCGACCTCAACATCGCCGAGATGTTCTCGCGACTGTCCGGGCCGCTGCACGAACGTTTCTTCCCGCGCATCCGCGACGAACTGGCGCTGACCAAGGGCTGGGTGAAGGCGCTGACCGGGCAGGCGTCGCTGCTGCAGCACGACCCGCGCCTGGCGCTGTCGATCCGCCTGCGCAATCCGTACATCGACCCGATCAGCGTGCTGCAGGTGGACCTGCTGCAGCGCTGGCGCGCCACCGGGGGCGAGGACGAGGACCTGCTGCGGGCGCTGGTGGCCTGCGTCAACGGCGTCGCCCAAGGCGTGCAGAACACCGGCTGA
- a CDS encoding DUF4105 domain-containing protein, which translates to MLAVLAASLWGALFLAYLPHTGAVVRYGSALLWAALGGAAVWGLRHPREYRVLPLLFALGCAGMAVGWAALQPQQNRDWADDVAQLLQPQVDGQVVTLHNVRNFAWRSERDYTPRWETRRYDLERLASADLALSYWMGPAIAHTLVSFGFDDGRRVVFSLEIRKERDEAFSALAGFFRNFEQVMVAADERDILAVRSNVRGEDVYLYRLNLSRAQLRQLFLGYVAQAQQLQRAPRFYNTVTSNCTTIVFELARKLDPALPLDVRLLLSGYLPSYVYAQHGFVPGYSLATLRARGRIGERARQAGAGADFSTRIRAGIPGDDPAAAP; encoded by the coding sequence ATGCTGGCGGTGCTCGCCGCCAGCCTGTGGGGCGCGCTGTTCCTGGCCTACCTGCCGCATACCGGCGCGGTGGTGCGCTACGGCTCGGCGCTGCTGTGGGCGGCGCTGGGCGGCGCGGCGGTGTGGGGGCTGCGGCACCCGCGCGAGTACCGCGTGCTGCCGCTGCTGTTCGCGCTCGGCTGCGCCGGCATGGCGGTGGGCTGGGCGGCGCTGCAGCCGCAGCAGAACCGCGACTGGGCCGACGATGTCGCGCAACTGCTGCAGCCGCAGGTGGACGGGCAGGTGGTGACCTTGCACAACGTGCGCAACTTCGCCTGGCGCAGCGAGCGCGACTACACCCCGCGCTGGGAGACCCGCCGCTACGACCTGGAGCGGCTGGCCTCGGCGGACCTGGCGCTGTCGTACTGGATGGGGCCGGCGATCGCCCACACCCTGGTCTCGTTCGGCTTCGACGACGGCCGCCGCGTGGTGTTCTCGCTGGAGATCCGCAAGGAACGCGACGAGGCGTTCTCGGCGCTGGCCGGGTTCTTCCGCAATTTCGAGCAGGTGATGGTCGCCGCCGACGAGCGCGACATCCTCGCCGTGCGCAGCAACGTGCGCGGCGAGGACGTGTACCTGTACCGGCTCAACCTCTCGCGCGCGCAGCTGCGCCAGTTGTTCCTGGGCTATGTGGCGCAGGCGCAGCAGCTGCAGCGCGCGCCGCGGTTCTACAACACCGTCACCAGCAACTGCACCACCATCGTGTTCGAACTGGCGCGCAAGCTGGACCCGGCGCTGCCGCTCGACGTCCGCCTGCTGCTGTCCGGCTACCTGCCGTCCTACGTGTACGCGCAGCACGGTTTCGTGCCCGGCTACAGCCTGGCCACGCTGCGCGCGCGCGGCCGCATCGGCGAGCGCGCCCGCCAGGCCGGTGCCGGCGCCGACTTCTCCACGCGTATCCGCGCCGGCATTCCTGGCGACGATCCCGCCGCCGCGCCATGA
- a CDS encoding TonB-dependent receptor: MALAQAQDAQETQNTASDASAKTLDKITVAVTRYNAADMQMAATNTANVLSADDLKYTAVHNIAEALGLLPGVNVVNTGQSYFGGVDGAARGEGMFASVRGLNAEYNVNLINGVNVAQGLPYSRSVQLSLLPPSGLQTIVLNKTSTAAMDGDAIGGTIDYRTPSGFDYSEAMGGSVTASGRMESRARDYGDDGLGKGAAGEFHAKFGADNQFGVYTSAYYDERHYVNSEVANAAASRGDWGRKYFSRTTANGQPAPGYDPQDLLLATGANIGYSAGDTKRYGGNVSFDWHVDPSLQLYARATYAYAKTEQNTGYTQLVPANVSLVQIGTTGVYQPQINRVAVRYWYETNPEVADLATFQFGADKQLGNWTLSPNLFYSYGDNDRPDHVEISARVDQYASTQFPYGGANTFSGYDSEGFPKPLLTPAIQAQASDIGSLYARRYGQLTKSYSGQTKGGAKFDVRYDFDQGALSNVQFGVKYVDSSRDFTSRDWTNSKFTDGTLLRDTGLVVGQYDAVYPGKYAWPTVKLSNGGLKAMIAQHLTAASFDTCGSLAINNQNCATMRGDEAVTSAYAMATFRSGDLEVIPGVRFEHTSIRNTFWTMPEDANGNELPGFFSSNHTSYDVPLPSVFLNYRPGDGNAVYRASVWTSYTRPALVQLGGGANYDVSSDGTTVITEGNPDLKPIKSLNVDLSGEWDNGHGGHAMLAGYYKRLTDYIYESGSDPANAGSSAGAGNVRYVRPQNGGDGKVLGVEAAVRQTLQGMPAPLDGFGIGANLTRQSTRVDLGMDGFHDERIQNAPDLMANAELFYEKGPLSVNLAYHYSGEYVSVYDYYNRGASWDDLWVKPITRVDLHVGYTFNEHLRADLSVANLTNRLSYWAHVGRNSTAISDIVDAGRTALLNVKYTF; the protein is encoded by the coding sequence ATGGCCTTGGCCCAGGCGCAGGACGCGCAGGAGACGCAGAACACCGCCTCCGACGCCAGCGCCAAGACCCTGGACAAGATCACCGTCGCCGTCACCCGCTACAACGCCGCGGACATGCAGATGGCGGCGACCAACACGGCCAACGTGCTGTCGGCCGACGACCTGAAGTACACCGCCGTGCACAACATCGCCGAGGCGCTGGGCCTGCTGCCGGGCGTCAACGTGGTCAACACCGGGCAGTCGTACTTCGGCGGCGTCGACGGCGCCGCGCGCGGCGAGGGCATGTTCGCCTCGGTGCGCGGCCTCAACGCCGAATACAACGTCAACCTGATCAACGGCGTCAACGTCGCCCAGGGCCTGCCCTACAGCCGCAGCGTGCAGCTGAGCCTGCTGCCGCCGTCGGGCCTGCAGACCATCGTGTTGAACAAGACCTCCACCGCGGCGATGGACGGCGATGCGATCGGTGGCACCATCGACTACCGCACCCCCAGCGGCTTCGACTACAGCGAGGCGATGGGCGGCAGCGTCACCGCCAGCGGGCGCATGGAAAGCCGTGCGCGCGACTACGGCGACGACGGCCTGGGCAAGGGCGCGGCCGGCGAGTTCCATGCCAAGTTCGGCGCCGACAACCAGTTCGGCGTGTATACCAGCGCGTACTACGACGAGCGCCATTACGTGAACAGCGAAGTGGCCAATGCCGCCGCCTCGCGCGGCGACTGGGGCAGGAAGTATTTCTCGCGCACCACCGCCAACGGCCAGCCGGCGCCCGGCTACGATCCGCAGGACCTGCTGCTGGCCACCGGCGCCAACATCGGCTACTCCGCCGGCGACACCAAGCGCTACGGCGGCAACGTGTCCTTCGACTGGCACGTCGACCCGAGCCTGCAGCTGTACGCGCGCGCCACCTACGCCTACGCCAAGACCGAGCAGAACACCGGCTACACCCAGCTGGTGCCGGCCAACGTCAGCCTGGTGCAGATCGGCACCACCGGCGTGTACCAGCCGCAGATCAACCGCGTGGCGGTGCGCTACTGGTACGAGACCAATCCGGAAGTGGCGGACCTGGCCACCTTCCAGTTCGGCGCCGACAAGCAACTGGGCAACTGGACGCTGTCGCCGAACCTGTTCTACAGCTACGGCGACAACGATCGCCCGGACCACGTGGAAATCTCCGCGCGCGTGGACCAGTACGCCTCCACCCAGTTCCCCTACGGCGGCGCCAACACCTTCTCCGGCTACGACAGTGAGGGCTTCCCCAAGCCGCTGCTGACCCCAGCGATCCAGGCCCAGGCCAGCGACATCGGCAGCCTGTACGCGCGCCGCTACGGCCAGTTGACCAAGTCCTACAGCGGCCAGACCAAGGGCGGCGCCAAGTTCGACGTGCGCTACGACTTCGACCAGGGCGCGCTGAGCAACGTCCAGTTCGGCGTGAAGTACGTCGACAGCTCGCGCGACTTCACCTCGCGCGACTGGACCAACAGCAAGTTCACCGACGGCACCCTGCTGCGCGACACCGGCCTGGTGGTCGGCCAGTACGATGCGGTGTACCCGGGCAAGTATGCGTGGCCGACGGTCAAGCTCAGCAACGGCGGGCTGAAGGCGATGATCGCCCAGCACCTGACCGCGGCCAGCTTCGACACCTGCGGCAGCCTGGCGATCAACAACCAGAACTGCGCCACCATGCGCGGCGACGAAGCCGTGACCTCGGCGTATGCGATGGCCACCTTCCGCAGCGGCGACCTGGAAGTGATCCCGGGCGTGCGCTTCGAGCACACCAGCATCCGCAACACCTTCTGGACCATGCCCGAGGACGCCAACGGCAACGAGCTGCCGGGCTTCTTCAGCAGCAACCACACCAGCTACGACGTGCCGCTGCCGAGCGTGTTCCTGAACTACCGCCCGGGCGACGGCAACGCGGTGTACCGCGCCTCGGTGTGGACCAGCTACACCCGGCCGGCGCTGGTGCAGCTCGGCGGCGGCGCCAACTACGACGTCTCCAGCGACGGCACCACGGTCATCACCGAGGGCAACCCGGACCTGAAGCCGATCAAGTCGCTCAACGTGGACCTGTCCGGCGAGTGGGACAACGGCCATGGCGGCCACGCGATGCTGGCCGGCTACTACAAGCGCCTGACCGACTACATCTACGAGAGCGGTTCGGATCCGGCCAACGCCGGCAGCAGCGCCGGCGCCGGCAACGTGCGCTACGTGCGGCCGCAGAACGGCGGCGACGGCAAGGTGCTCGGCGTCGAGGCCGCGGTGCGGCAGACCCTGCAGGGCATGCCGGCGCCGCTGGACGGCTTCGGCATCGGCGCCAACCTCACCCGCCAAAGCACCCGCGTCGACCTGGGCATGGATGGCTTCCACGACGAGCGCATCCAGAATGCGCCGGACCTGATGGCCAACGCCGAGCTGTTCTACGAGAAGGGTCCGCTGTCGGTGAACCTGGCCTACCACTATTCCGGCGAATACGTCTCGGTGTACGACTACTACAACCGCGGCGCGAGCTGGGACGATCTGTGGGTCAAGCCGATCACCCGCGTGGACCTGCACGTCGGCTACACCTTCAACGAGCACCTGCGCGCCGACCTGTCGGTGGCCAACCTCACCAACCGCCTGAGCTACTGGGCGCACGTGGGCCGCAACAGCACCGCGATTTCCGACATCGTCGATGCCGGCCGCACTGCGCTGTTGAACGTGAAGTACACGTTCTGA
- a CDS encoding lipase family alpha/beta hydrolase, translating into MTLRARLVRRTGAALLAAALLLGAGCAMVSVQSRSAADYIATQRGDVLSTGRLSDASLETLRVLALDPKTCEADVPACATQLRALQGLDQERRLATLSELWVHAANARTPRQARALDDATLQAWLEAARYAYAYLFYTPRPASARAFEDRQTQVRDYYNYAVQQVVGQLFLRWRAGSASGELHDEDTLRTAGWLVRADMGSFRLPGGVARPDAMLPASTLRFDGLRSTYRRDGFGAELVAEIAPAKVGDPTATIAAKAAPDPHAPAFSEMPYAPTTVLLRFDGDSLAQVLDTRSVVVAPCDPYRDGEVEVHGQRLPLAANFTAAYGLWLARSGFARQSLRSMLGRKAGIDQPHLYLMQPYDPDRRIILMLHGLASSPEAWVNVANELMGDEQLRRHYQIWQVYYPTNMPIAWNRAQIAALLQQTLRHFDPQGQAPASRHMVLIGHSMGGVIGRLLVSDSGDTLWNDLIGARGDRRPLDPQALAQLQPLLRFAPLPQVDRAIFIAAPQRGTAFAEGRLGRLAARLVRLPVALLDRLNTLLQGIDGPDGAPIRVPNSIDNLRDTDPFVRAAADLPIAPAVRYHTIIARRDPAVPLAESDDGLVPYRSAHLPGALSELVVTSGHSVQETPQAILEIRRILHAQLQVDAATPR; encoded by the coding sequence ATGACCCTGCGCGCACGCCTGGTGCGTCGCACGGGCGCGGCGCTGCTGGCCGCCGCGCTGCTGCTCGGCGCCGGCTGCGCGATGGTCAGCGTGCAGTCGCGCAGCGCCGCTGACTACATCGCCACCCAGCGCGGCGATGTGCTCAGCACGGGCAGGCTCAGCGATGCCAGCCTGGAGACGTTGCGCGTCCTCGCGCTCGATCCCAAGACCTGCGAGGCGGACGTTCCGGCCTGCGCCACGCAGCTGCGCGCATTGCAGGGGCTGGATCAGGAGCGGCGGCTGGCAACCCTGTCGGAGCTGTGGGTGCATGCGGCCAATGCGCGCACGCCGCGGCAGGCGAGGGCGCTGGACGATGCGACGCTGCAGGCGTGGCTGGAGGCGGCGCGCTACGCCTACGCCTACCTGTTCTACACCCCGCGCCCGGCCAGCGCGCGCGCCTTCGAGGATCGGCAGACCCAGGTGCGCGACTACTACAACTACGCGGTGCAGCAGGTGGTCGGCCAGCTGTTCCTGCGTTGGCGTGCCGGCAGCGCCAGCGGCGAACTGCACGACGAGGACACGCTGCGCACGGCCGGCTGGCTGGTGCGCGCGGACATGGGCAGCTTCCGCCTGCCCGGCGGGGTGGCACGGCCGGACGCGATGCTGCCGGCGTCGACGCTGCGCTTCGATGGCCTGCGCAGCACCTACCGGCGCGATGGCTTCGGCGCCGAACTGGTCGCGGAGATCGCCCCCGCCAAGGTCGGCGACCCGACCGCGACGATCGCGGCCAAGGCCGCGCCGGACCCGCACGCGCCGGCGTTCAGCGAAATGCCGTATGCGCCGACCACGGTGCTGCTGCGCTTCGACGGCGACAGCCTGGCGCAGGTGCTGGACACCCGCAGCGTGGTGGTGGCGCCCTGCGATCCGTACCGCGACGGCGAGGTCGAGGTGCACGGCCAGCGCCTGCCGCTGGCGGCCAACTTCACCGCCGCCTACGGCCTGTGGCTGGCCCGTTCCGGCTTCGCGCGGCAGTCGCTGCGCTCCATGCTCGGCCGCAAGGCCGGCATCGACCAGCCGCATCTGTACCTGATGCAGCCGTACGATCCGGACCGGCGCATCATTCTGATGCTGCACGGCCTGGCCAGCAGTCCGGAGGCCTGGGTCAACGTCGCCAACGAATTGATGGGCGACGAACAACTGCGCCGCCACTACCAGATCTGGCAGGTCTACTACCCGACCAACATGCCGATCGCCTGGAACCGCGCGCAGATCGCCGCGCTGCTGCAGCAGACCCTGCGTCACTTCGATCCGCAGGGGCAGGCGCCGGCCTCGCGGCACATGGTCCTGATCGGCCACAGCATGGGCGGGGTGATCGGGCGCCTGCTGGTCAGCGACTCCGGCGACACGCTGTGGAACGACCTGATCGGCGCGCGCGGCGACCGGCGCCCGCTGGACCCGCAGGCGTTGGCGCAGTTGCAGCCGCTGCTGCGCTTCGCGCCGCTGCCGCAGGTGGACCGGGCCATCTTCATCGCCGCGCCGCAGCGTGGCACCGCCTTCGCCGAAGGCCGCCTCGGGCGCCTGGCCGCGCGCCTGGTGCGCCTGCCGGTGGCGCTGCTTGATCGGTTGAATACCTTGCTGCAGGGCATCGACGGCCCCGATGGCGCGCCGATCCGCGTGCCCAACAGCATCGACAACCTGCGCGACACCGATCCGTTCGTGCGCGCGGCGGCGGACCTGCCGATCGCGCCGGCGGTGCGCTACCACACCATCATCGCCCGCCGCGATCCGGCGGTGCCGCTGGCCGAGTCCGACGATGGGCTGGTGCCGTACCGCAGCGCGCATCTGCCGGGCGCGCTATCCGAACTGGTGGTCACCTCGGGTCACAGCGTGCAGGAGACGCCGCAGGCGATCCTGGAGATCCGCCGCATCCTGCACGCGCAGTTGCAGGTCGACGCCGCCACGCCGCGGTGA
- a CDS encoding TetR/AcrR family transcriptional regulator, with protein sequence MPRMEMRADTAQRRRLLLDAADEVFCAHGVLAPLELVVERAGLGRATLYRHFADRTELIAALLDRGLDGLEGCAREIGTRPDGLFLLLHDVAEHIAMSAPLADYWRSMPRAHPTIAAAHARGMAILLPFLQRAIDAGLCRADLGEQELALVMDMLGACQRGSDEAERKALAQRGCRLLCHALATPAAAADL encoded by the coding sequence ATGCCGCGCATGGAGATGCGAGCCGATACCGCCCAACGCCGCCGCCTGTTGCTGGACGCTGCCGACGAGGTGTTCTGCGCGCATGGCGTGCTGGCGCCGCTGGAACTGGTGGTGGAGCGCGCCGGCCTCGGCCGCGCCACCCTGTACCGGCATTTCGCCGACCGTACCGAGCTGATCGCGGCGCTGCTGGATCGCGGCCTGGACGGCCTGGAGGGCTGCGCGCGCGAGATCGGCACGCGCCCGGACGGCCTGTTCCTGCTGCTGCACGACGTGGCCGAACACATCGCGATGTCGGCGCCGCTGGCCGACTACTGGCGGTCGATGCCGCGCGCGCATCCGACGATCGCCGCGGCGCACGCGCGGGGCATGGCGATCCTGCTGCCGTTCCTGCAGCGTGCGATCGACGCCGGCCTGTGCCGTGCGGACCTGGGCGAGCAGGAACTGGCCCTGGTGATGGACATGCTTGGCGCCTGCCAGCGCGGCAGCGACGAGGCCGAGCGCAAGGCGCTGGCGCAACGCGGCTGCCGCCTGCTGTGCCACGCCCTGGCCACGCCTGCCGCGGCGGCTGACTTGTGA